One window from the genome of Spirosoma rhododendri encodes:
- a CDS encoding DUF5723 family protein, with amino-acid sequence MKYSLILGAIGLTLSTVSGQNMLGISTSRYGGTNRLYINPALAADSPSRIFLNGATGNLHLDNNYVRYQAPFSLLRLVTDRVPGRYRNADGSVRFDESYTQEINDGKPKNGTLSGEVRGPALLIKTSERSAVAVTTRFRGIAQVVGTSQALLSSLRASLNDGALYGIPSRNNQLNVNSNTYAELAFTYASTLLEGDGQKILMGATVKGLLGYNAQHFINKGMTYRVTADAATPDMPYLEVTQLDATLGYTTFLQNRGISPRTLLSTDIPGVGLGADIGLTYVRQYDSDSPSLRIGAAITDIGGISYKGEDYIYTSAQLDQSPIRFRGSDFINVSGTLDIAQTVQQKLSAGRSPDRTRFGAGLPTSLNLTVDYTEPSGAGIGLTYLQDLRSVQAQAVHQPTLIAVTPHFDKRWLSLSLPVVYLNRGVSVGASVRVGPVWLGTDNFLGLLGNSSNGIRPRGLDVYGGIAFGLGRVNDE; translated from the coding sequence ATGAAGTATTCATTGATACTGGGAGCAATAGGACTGACGCTGTCGACAGTGTCGGGGCAGAATATGCTTGGTATCTCAACCAGCCGGTACGGTGGAACCAACCGGCTATATATCAACCCGGCATTAGCCGCCGATTCACCATCCCGCATCTTTCTGAACGGAGCCACTGGTAATCTCCATCTCGACAATAACTACGTCCGTTATCAGGCACCGTTTTCGCTGCTCCGGCTCGTCACCGACCGGGTGCCGGGCAGGTACCGAAACGCCGACGGGTCGGTGCGGTTCGACGAGTCGTACACGCAGGAAATCAACGACGGCAAACCCAAAAACGGTACCCTGTCGGGCGAAGTACGTGGACCGGCCCTGCTGATAAAAACCAGTGAGCGTAGTGCTGTTGCCGTCACTACCCGATTTCGGGGCATCGCGCAGGTTGTCGGTACATCGCAGGCGCTACTATCGTCGTTGCGGGCCAGCCTGAACGATGGTGCGCTGTACGGTATTCCCAGCCGAAACAACCAACTGAACGTCAACAGCAATACCTACGCAGAACTGGCCTTTACCTATGCGTCGACGCTGCTGGAAGGCGATGGACAGAAGATATTGATGGGCGCAACTGTGAAAGGGCTGCTGGGATACAACGCGCAGCATTTTATCAACAAAGGCATGACTTACCGTGTCACGGCTGACGCGGCAACGCCCGACATGCCGTATCTGGAAGTTACTCAACTCGATGCTACGCTGGGTTACACAACGTTCCTCCAGAACCGGGGTATAAGTCCCCGTACGCTGCTAAGCACCGATATTCCGGGGGTTGGTTTGGGGGCCGATATTGGGTTGACTTACGTTCGGCAATACGACAGCGACAGCCCATCGCTGCGTATCGGGGCAGCCATCACTGACATTGGCGGAATCAGCTACAAGGGCGAGGATTACATCTATACTTCCGCACAGCTGGATCAGTCGCCGATCCGCTTCCGGGGCAGCGATTTCATTAACGTAAGCGGTACGCTCGACATCGCCCAGACGGTACAGCAGAAACTCAGTGCCGGGCGTAGCCCCGACCGGACTCGTTTCGGAGCCGGGTTGCCTACGTCGCTCAACCTGACTGTCGATTACACGGAACCGTCGGGAGCGGGTATTGGTCTGACGTATTTGCAGGATCTGCGGTCGGTGCAGGCGCAGGCTGTACACCAGCCTACGCTAATCGCCGTGACGCCCCACTTCGATAAACGGTGGCTAAGTCTGTCGCTGCCGGTAGTGTACCTCAACCGGGGGGTCAGTGTGGGCGCGTCGGTGCGGGTAGGGCCAGTCTGGCTCGGTACCGACAACTTTTTGGGGCTGCTGGGTAACTCGTCCAACGGCATTCGCCCGCGTGGCCTGGACGTTTACGGGGGTATTGCCTTCGGGCTGGGCCGTGTCAACGACGAGTAG
- a CDS encoding phosphosulfolactate synthase — protein sequence MNYTLTQIPDRTVKPRQNGLTMVMDKGLSLREVEDFLSTSADYTDIVKLGWATSFVTPKLTEKLALYRSANIPVYFGGTLFEAFVVRKQFDEYRKLLDRYGMEYAEVSDGSIDMAQDDKCEYIRTLATQVTVLSEVGSKDEAKIIPPYKWIQLMKSELQAGAWKVIGEAREGGTVGLFRSSGEVRQGLVEEILTQVPSESVLWEAPQKEQQVWFVKLLGANVNVGNIAPHEVIPLETIRLGLRGDTFTHFLDKL from the coding sequence ATGAATTATACGCTTACGCAGATACCCGACCGCACCGTTAAGCCCCGACAAAACGGCCTGACGATGGTGATGGACAAGGGACTAAGCCTGCGGGAGGTAGAAGACTTTCTGTCCACCTCCGCCGACTACACCGACATCGTTAAACTAGGCTGGGCGACCTCCTTTGTTACACCCAAACTGACCGAAAAACTGGCCCTCTACCGCTCGGCCAACATACCTGTTTATTTCGGCGGTACGCTGTTCGAAGCCTTTGTTGTTCGCAAGCAGTTCGATGAATACCGCAAGCTTCTCGACCGATACGGCATGGAATACGCCGAAGTGTCGGACGGATCGATTGACATGGCGCAGGACGACAAATGCGAATACATCCGCACGCTGGCAACGCAGGTAACGGTGTTGTCGGAGGTGGGGTCGAAAGACGAAGCCAAGATCATCCCGCCCTATAAGTGGATTCAGCTGATGAAGTCTGAACTACAGGCTGGTGCCTGGAAAGTAATCGGCGAGGCCCGCGAAGGCGGTACGGTCGGGCTGTTCCGGTCGAGTGGCGAAGTACGGCAGGGACTGGTCGAAGAAATTCTGACGCAGGTACCTTCAGAAAGCGTGCTTTGGGAAGCTCCACAGAAAGAGCAGCAGGTGTGGTTCGTGAAGTTGTTGGGCGCCAACGTCAACGTCGGCAACATTGCCCCGCACGAAGTCATCCCCCTCGAAACCATCCGCCTGGGTCTCCGTGGCGACACCTTCACCCATTTTCTGGATAAGCTTTAA
- the rplU gene encoding 50S ribosomal protein L21, giving the protein MYAIVEIAGQQFKIQKDRFIYTHRLEGDVDAVLAADKVKVLLVDNEGSVAIGAPTVAGAAVSAKIVEHLKGEKVIVFKKKRRKGYKKKNGHRQYLTKVLIQDITL; this is encoded by the coding sequence ATGTACGCAATCGTAGAGATCGCAGGACAGCAATTCAAGATCCAGAAGGATCGCTTCATCTACACCCACCGGTTAGAAGGCGATGTGGACGCTGTACTTGCGGCCGACAAGGTGAAAGTTCTCCTTGTTGATAACGAAGGTAGCGTTGCCATCGGTGCGCCGACGGTAGCTGGAGCCGCTGTATCGGCCAAGATCGTTGAACACCTGAAAGGCGAGAAAGTGATCGTCTTCAAGAAGAAGCGTCGGAAAGGCTACAAAAAGAAAAACGGACACCGTCAGTACCTGACCAAAGTCCTGATTCAAGACATCACTCTTTAA
- a CDS encoding TonB-dependent receptor, with amino-acid sequence MIKLLPAHNGLRLLLAVLMLASLIPGTVLAQTKRITGKVVGTNQEAIQGVNVLVKGSTRGAITDSQGEFSLEAAPTSTLVVSFIGFKSKEVRVGTGSSLTITLDEDATQLTELVVTGTRNTGRTILETPVPVDVISIKDIMGDLPQMDLAQMLAFVAPSFNAVRNQGGDLDSHVDPVQLRNLAPNQTLVLVNGKRRHTSSLLITTTAVGSPSTSVDMMTIPAAAIDRVEILRDGAAAQYGSDAVAGVINIILKKGTNKLTSSLTAGGYLNSGGQAGDLTSAGKPDGFNYQFDANYGFKIGDKGYLNITGQITQRRPTVRPFVNDWQIYDDTYLNNLRTDKYGRPIITNPELVAAQVTGNTSLSSSLATQAGLLSARNYTPADFAVYAGMPGITLGSAFYNAGYEISPTTTLYSFGGISYKYLKGFSCYYRRPGQTDRSNYLLYPNGFRPQLTTNTGDISNTVGLRSKVGEFSVDFSNTFGSNTSQIGMVNTFNASIGANSPVNMNIGTNQFTQNSTNLDFSRYFKGVLNGLNVAFGAEMRVENYKIIRGQEESYAYGDAGVLTATQAGLLIGPDGKPLQDGSAQPIVGADGKPLSVYAGQEITVKNFAANCQCFSGFGPKDERNAFRTTMAAYLDTELEITRKLLLAAALRVENYSDFGGVTIGKIAARYNVTPTLTIRGSVATGFRAPSLQEINYTHTTTAFIPDANGVPQPLDVTTYPTNSTAARALGIKGLKQENSRTYGFGLTYQPMRGFEVTVDAYRVDVDGRIFQTSFFNASEVGNNYNEVIGGGEAQFFVNGANVRSQGLEIVGNYTQNLSGKSSLTYSLAGIFSKNTILSRNTLNLNVQNLTPEQVVGKYLSRDVIGQFETGTPRTKLIGSVMYRQGKWDAMIRGTYFGQITALSVSADDQGNYYDQTFSSQAIFDLSLGYALNRNLKFSIGGSNILDKYPQLLRAENRGFTLYSSYQQGSNGAYYYGRVMFNF; translated from the coding sequence ATGATTAAACTATTACCTGCTCACAACGGCCTGCGCCTGCTGCTGGCCGTGCTAATGCTAGCCTCCCTCATCCCCGGCACGGTACTGGCGCAAACCAAACGAATTACGGGTAAAGTAGTGGGTACCAATCAGGAAGCCATACAGGGCGTCAACGTATTGGTTAAAGGCAGCACGAGGGGTGCCATTACCGATAGTCAGGGGGAGTTTTCGTTGGAAGCTGCCCCCACCAGCACACTCGTTGTCAGCTTTATTGGCTTCAAATCAAAAGAAGTGCGCGTCGGTACGGGCAGCAGCCTTACGATCACGCTTGATGAGGACGCTACGCAACTAACCGAACTGGTCGTGACCGGCACGCGCAATACGGGGCGCACAATTCTGGAAACACCTGTACCGGTCGACGTTATTTCGATTAAGGACATCATGGGCGACCTGCCCCAGATGGACCTCGCGCAGATGCTGGCTTTCGTGGCCCCCAGCTTTAACGCCGTACGCAACCAGGGTGGCGACCTCGATTCACACGTCGACCCGGTTCAGCTGCGTAACCTTGCCCCCAACCAGACATTGGTGCTGGTCAACGGCAAGCGTCGGCATACTTCGTCGCTGCTTATCACAACAACGGCGGTGGGGAGCCCCTCGACATCGGTTGACATGATGACGATTCCGGCGGCTGCCATCGATCGGGTCGAGATTCTGCGCGACGGTGCTGCTGCCCAGTATGGCTCCGACGCTGTAGCCGGGGTCATCAACATCATCCTGAAAAAAGGCACCAATAAGCTAACGAGCAGTCTGACGGCGGGTGGCTACCTGAACTCCGGCGGGCAGGCGGGCGACCTCACCAGCGCGGGTAAGCCCGATGGGTTCAACTACCAGTTCGACGCCAACTACGGCTTCAAAATCGGGGATAAAGGCTACCTCAACATAACGGGGCAGATCACACAGCGCCGACCGACCGTACGCCCGTTCGTCAACGACTGGCAGATTTACGACGACACCTACCTCAACAACCTGCGCACCGACAAATACGGTCGGCCAATTATCACCAACCCGGAACTGGTTGCTGCGCAGGTAACTGGTAATACGTCGCTGAGCAGTTCACTGGCAACGCAGGCCGGATTGCTCAGCGCCCGCAATTACACGCCCGCTGACTTCGCCGTGTATGCCGGGATGCCGGGTATTACGCTGGGTTCGGCTTTCTACAACGCCGGGTACGAAATCAGCCCCACCACGACGCTGTACAGCTTCGGCGGTATTTCGTACAAGTACCTCAAAGGCTTCTCGTGCTACTACCGCCGGCCGGGGCAAACCGACCGCTCCAACTACCTGCTCTATCCGAACGGCTTTCGGCCGCAGCTGACCACCAACACCGGCGACATATCAAACACGGTTGGCCTTCGCAGTAAGGTAGGCGAGTTCAGCGTCGACTTCAGCAACACGTTCGGCAGCAACACCTCGCAGATCGGCATGGTCAACACGTTCAACGCGTCGATTGGTGCCAACTCGCCGGTCAACATGAACATCGGCACGAACCAGTTTACCCAGAACTCGACAAACCTCGACTTCTCGCGCTATTTCAAAGGCGTTCTAAACGGTCTGAACGTCGCGTTTGGGGCGGAGATGCGGGTCGAAAACTACAAAATCATCCGGGGGCAGGAAGAAAGCTACGCCTACGGCGATGCGGGTGTGCTGACCGCTACACAGGCCGGCCTGCTGATCGGGCCGGATGGCAAACCCTTGCAGGACGGCAGCGCCCAGCCCATCGTGGGAGCCGACGGCAAACCACTATCGGTGTATGCCGGGCAGGAGATCACGGTGAAAAACTTCGCGGCCAACTGCCAGTGCTTCTCCGGTTTTGGCCCGAAAGACGAGCGCAACGCCTTCCGCACAACAATGGCCGCTTACCTCGACACCGAACTCGAAATAACCCGCAAACTGCTGTTGGCGGCTGCCCTGCGCGTCGAAAACTACTCCGACTTTGGCGGGGTAACGATTGGCAAGATTGCCGCCCGCTACAACGTCACCCCTACCCTGACAATTCGGGGGTCGGTGGCAACGGGCTTCCGGGCACCGTCGTTGCAGGAGATCAACTACACGCACACAACAACGGCCTTCATTCCCGACGCCAACGGGGTGCCGCAGCCGCTCGACGTAACGACCTACCCGACCAACAGCACAGCTGCGCGGGCATTGGGCATCAAAGGGCTGAAGCAGGAAAATTCGCGTACCTACGGCTTTGGCCTGACCTACCAGCCGATGCGTGGTTTTGAAGTCACGGTCGATGCATACCGCGTCGACGTCGACGGCCGGATTTTCCAGACCAGCTTCTTCAACGCGTCAGAGGTCGGCAACAACTACAACGAAGTTATCGGAGGTGGCGAAGCGCAGTTTTTCGTCAATGGAGCTAATGTACGGTCGCAGGGGCTGGAGATCGTGGGCAACTACACACAGAACCTGTCGGGCAAGAGCAGCCTGACGTATAGCCTCGCGGGCATTTTCAGCAAGAACACCATCCTGAGCCGCAACACGCTGAATCTGAACGTACAGAACCTGACCCCTGAGCAGGTCGTTGGCAAGTACCTGAGCCGCGACGTAATCGGGCAGTTCGAAACCGGCACACCACGCACCAAGCTGATCGGTTCGGTGATGTACCGGCAGGGTAAGTGGGACGCCATGATACGGGGTACTTACTTCGGGCAAATCACGGCACTGTCCGTATCGGCCGACGATCAGGGGAACTACTACGATCAGACGTTTTCGTCGCAGGCCATTTTCGATCTGAGTTTAGGATACGCCCTGAACCGCAACCTGAAATTCTCGATCGGCGGTAGCAACATCCTCGACAAATATCCGCAGCTACTGCGCGCTGAAAACCGGGGCTTCACGCTGTATTCGAGTTACCAGCAAGGGTCTAACGGAGCGTATTACTACGGCCGTGTCATGTTCAATTTCTAA
- the rpmA gene encoding 50S ribosomal protein L27: protein MAHKKGVGSSKNGRDSHSKRLGVKLFGGQSAIAGNIIIRQRGTKHHPGKNVGLGKDYTLFALVDGVVKFRPGRNSRSYVDIIPAGPSAVVAQPSPAVPAAAVAAPVE from the coding sequence ATGGCACACAAGAAAGGTGTAGGTAGTTCCAAAAACGGCCGCGATTCACACAGCAAGCGCCTGGGCGTAAAGCTGTTCGGTGGTCAGTCGGCTATTGCTGGCAACATCATCATTCGTCAGCGGGGTACGAAGCATCACCCCGGTAAAAACGTAGGTCTGGGTAAAGACTACACGCTGTTCGCTCTGGTCGATGGCGTTGTTAAGTTCCGCCCCGGCCGGAACAGCCGTTCGTACGTAGACATCATCCCGGCAGGTCCGTCGGCTGTGGTAGCGCAGCCTTCGCCAGCAGTTCCCGCAGCTGCTGTAGCGGCTCCGGTTGAATAA
- a CDS encoding putative quinol monooxygenase, translating to MPLSVFAVIQAKPGAEADLRNGLFNLVAKVREEDACLLYELYTSEEHPDHFIMHELWTDAAGLAAHNQMPHMKAFGELAKDWLAAPVELTTKDV from the coding sequence ATGCCCCTATCCGTTTTTGCTGTCATTCAGGCAAAACCCGGTGCCGAAGCCGATTTGCGTAACGGCCTGTTCAACCTCGTAGCGAAAGTGCGCGAGGAAGACGCCTGCCTGCTCTACGAACTCTACACCAGCGAAGAGCATCCCGACCACTTTATCATGCACGAACTCTGGACCGATGCCGCCGGGTTGGCCGCCCACAATCAGATGCCGCACATGAAGGCGTTCGGCGAATTGGCGAAAGACTGGCTGGCCGCGCCTGTTGAGTTGACGACAAAAGACGTGTAG
- a CDS encoding PaaI family thioesterase, which produces MDTTKNTRLDFFRAMIGRDMSGSISPLGRWLNVTLRQVDEGLLVADLIVREDMTNPAGMLHGGATCALLDDLVGAMVFSLNREYLYVSVNMNVDFLHAARLGDMISIRAEAIRAGRNIVHCEGRIVAEDGKIIAKCSTNLVQTNTKLPF; this is translated from the coding sequence ATGGACACCACAAAAAATACCCGGCTCGATTTTTTTCGGGCGATGATTGGCCGCGACATGAGTGGTAGTATTTCACCGCTGGGCCGCTGGTTGAATGTTACGCTCCGGCAGGTTGACGAGGGGCTGCTGGTTGCCGACCTGATCGTGCGGGAAGACATGACCAATCCGGCCGGTATGTTGCATGGGGGAGCCACTTGCGCACTGCTCGATGATCTGGTTGGGGCGATGGTATTTTCGCTGAACCGGGAATACCTATATGTATCGGTCAATATGAACGTCGATTTTCTGCACGCGGCCCGGCTTGGCGATATGATTAGCATCCGGGCCGAGGCCATCCGGGCGGGGCGCAACATCGTTCATTGCGAAGGCCGAATCGTTGCCGAGGATGGCAAAATCATCGCTAAATGCTCGACCAATCTGGTACAGACAAATACGAAGCTGCCGTTTTGA
- a CDS encoding NifU family protein: MNSALSRPVSVFTEGSPNPNSMKFVLSVELVPSGLSFDYATPADALVDSKASPLAVALFGFEFVRRVFIASNFVTVTKDDETDWDEVMFEVKLFLKEYLGEQKPVFSQRTMDANTTKLDMDSETVQKIKAVLDQYIRPAVETDGGAINFHSFDEPSGTVKVQLQGSCSGCPSSTLTLKAGIENLLTRLVPEVKLVEAEGV, from the coding sequence ATGAATTCTGCCCTGAGTCGCCCTGTTTCGGTATTTACCGAAGGTAGCCCTAACCCCAACTCGATGAAGTTCGTGCTCAGCGTCGAACTGGTGCCGAGCGGTCTTTCATTTGATTACGCAACCCCGGCCGATGCGCTCGTCGATAGTAAAGCGTCGCCCTTAGCTGTGGCTTTGTTTGGGTTTGAGTTCGTTCGTCGGGTGTTCATCGCCAGCAACTTCGTCACTGTCACGAAAGACGACGAGACCGACTGGGATGAGGTCATGTTCGAAGTAAAGCTGTTCCTGAAAGAATACCTGGGTGAGCAGAAGCCGGTGTTTTCGCAGCGTACGATGGATGCCAATACCACGAAGCTGGACATGGATTCGGAAACGGTGCAGAAGATCAAAGCCGTGCTCGATCAGTACATTCGGCCGGCCGTCGAAACGGACGGTGGCGCCATCAATTTTCACTCATTCGACGAACCCAGTGGCACGGTGAAAGTGCAGCTGCAAGGCTCATGCAGTGGCTGCCCATCGTCGACGCTCACACTAAAAGCTGGTATTGAAAACCTGCTCACCCGCCTGGTTCCGGAAGTGAAACTGGTCGAAGCGGAAGGGGTATAA
- the nagA gene encoding N-acetylglucosamine-6-phosphate deacetylase — protein MNNILFQRATVFLDDRFLTNASVHIADGRIQTVSDQPVDAPGATVIDLADDYLVPGLIDLQLYGGSQLFLNEIPTPDTVRHIFDTHNRNGTTTLLPTIHSTSLDVMQQAMDAVQVVRAENPMGVPGIHIEGPYFNPIKRGAHSAAFVRVPDEAELNTLFSRNADIIRILTLAPEMLPPARLQQLFDLKHPNTRLSLGHSNATYRQATDALNTGQIPLATHLYNAMRGYESREPGVVGAIFDHPTVCTSLVADGYHCDPATIRIAHRLLGDRLFLISDALFAAPPGVDGPRPTFTLGEFVVHYATDPNGPGRYMNDEGKLAGSALTLIDCVRVCVEKAGLPLTDALRKATSIPADVAGLGDQIGRVQAGYAARLVRLDKALNVQAVWQ, from the coding sequence ATGAACAACATTCTTTTCCAACGTGCGACCGTCTTTCTGGACGACCGCTTTCTAACCAATGCATCGGTACACATCGCCGATGGACGCATTCAAACCGTCAGTGATCAGCCTGTCGATGCACCCGGCGCAACGGTAATTGACCTGGCCGACGACTACTTAGTTCCGGGGCTGATCGACTTGCAGCTTTACGGTGGTTCTCAGTTGTTTCTCAACGAGATTCCGACGCCCGATACGGTCCGGCATATTTTCGACACGCACAACCGCAACGGCACAACTACCCTGCTGCCGACCATCCATTCGACGTCGCTCGATGTGATGCAGCAGGCGATGGACGCCGTGCAGGTGGTGCGGGCAGAAAACCCGATGGGTGTACCGGGCATTCATATCGAAGGGCCGTATTTCAATCCCATCAAGCGGGGGGCGCACAGTGCCGCGTTCGTGCGCGTTCCCGACGAAGCCGAACTGAATACGCTGTTCAGCCGCAACGCCGACATAATCCGGATTCTGACGCTGGCCCCCGAAATGCTTCCCCCGGCACGACTTCAGCAGCTATTCGACCTAAAACACCCCAACACGCGGTTGTCGCTGGGGCACAGTAACGCGACATACCGACAGGCGACCGACGCGCTTAACACGGGGCAGATTCCGCTGGCTACGCACTTGTACAACGCCATGCGCGGGTATGAAAGCCGCGAGCCGGGTGTGGTGGGGGCCATCTTCGATCATCCGACGGTCTGCACCAGCCTGGTAGCCGACGGCTACCACTGTGACCCGGCAACAATTCGTATCGCGCACCGGCTGCTTGGCGACCGGCTGTTTCTAATTTCCGACGCCCTCTTTGCCGCCCCTCCGGGTGTCGACGGCCCCAGGCCCACATTTACGCTCGGCGAGTTTGTGGTGCATTACGCAACCGACCCAAATGGACCCGGACGATACATGAATGACGAAGGCAAACTGGCGGGATCGGCATTGACCCTGATCGATTGTGTGCGTGTGTGTGTGGAGAAGGCGGGGCTGCCCCTGACCGATGCACTCCGTAAGGCGACGAGCATTCCGGCCGATGTAGCCGGGCTGGGCGATCAGATTGGGCGGGTACAGGCAGGCTACGCGGCCCGGCTTGTCCGGCTCGACAAAGCCCTGAACGTACAGGCTGTTTGGCAGTAA
- a CDS encoding DedA family protein, whose translation MDIFKSLLDFLLHLDRHLDLWANEYGVLLYAILFLIVFTETGLIVMPLLPGDSLLFAAGALAARDTNELSVGVIIPLLIVAALLGDNVNYFVGKTLGNQIKMRERILFFKREYIYETEKFYAKYGGRTVIIARFIPIVRTIAPFVAGAGSMIYSTYIRNCIMGAILWVTSITLVGYFFGNLPFVQKNFEFVVFGIVGLSLLPIVFEFVKKRFA comes from the coding sequence ATGGACATTTTTAAATCGCTGCTTGATTTTTTGCTGCACCTGGATCGTCACCTCGATCTGTGGGCCAATGAATACGGTGTACTGCTCTACGCGATCCTGTTTCTGATCGTGTTTACCGAAACAGGGCTGATCGTAATGCCGCTGCTTCCGGGCGATTCGCTGCTGTTTGCCGCTGGAGCATTAGCGGCCCGCGATACCAACGAACTGAGCGTCGGTGTCATCATCCCGCTACTGATCGTGGCGGCCCTGCTGGGCGACAATGTCAATTACTTCGTCGGCAAAACGCTGGGGAATCAGATCAAGATGCGCGAACGGATTCTGTTCTTCAAGCGCGAATACATCTACGAAACCGAGAAGTTTTACGCCAAATACGGCGGACGGACGGTTATCATCGCCCGCTTCATTCCCATCGTCCGCACGATTGCGCCCTTCGTGGCCGGGGCGGGCAGCATGATCTACAGCACCTACATTCGGAACTGCATCATGGGGGCTATTCTGTGGGTGACGAGCATTACGCTGGTGGGCTATTTCTTCGGCAACCTGCCGTTTGTGCAGAAGAATTTTGAATTCGTCGTCTTCGGTATCGTTGGCCTGTCGCTGCTGCCGATTGTCTTCGAGTTCGTTAAGAAGCGGTTTGCCTAG
- a CDS encoding shikimate dehydrogenase family protein, whose protein sequence is MNTYGLIGYPLTHSFSQRYFTEKFAREGIADSRYELFEMPDVATALPALLEQPGLRGLNVTIPHKQAVQPYLDRLDASAEKVGAVNVIKIEADGSRTGYNSDYYGFRQSLEDWLAALNRTTTDLRALVLGTGGASKAVVAALSDLGIAYKVVSRTKTADNLTYDELPDVIDQYELLINCSPVGTYPHTDEAPALPYDQLTDRHLLYDLVYNPAETRFMQLGHARGAAAVNGYQMLVLQAEKAWAIWQE, encoded by the coding sequence ATGAACACCTACGGCCTGATTGGCTACCCGCTGACGCACTCCTTTTCGCAGCGGTATTTCACCGAAAAATTTGCCCGCGAAGGCATCGCCGATAGCCGCTACGAACTGTTCGAGATGCCCGACGTCGCGACGGCCCTGCCTGCGCTATTGGAGCAACCCGGTTTGCGCGGACTAAACGTAACCATCCCCCATAAGCAGGCCGTACAACCCTACCTCGATCGGCTCGATGCATCGGCGGAAAAAGTAGGAGCCGTCAACGTGATTAAAATCGAAGCTGACGGTTCACGAACGGGATACAACTCCGACTATTACGGGTTCCGGCAATCGCTAGAGGATTGGCTGGCCGCGCTGAACCGCACGACTACCGATCTACGGGCGCTGGTATTGGGTACGGGTGGTGCGTCGAAAGCCGTTGTCGCGGCCCTTTCCGACCTGGGAATAGCTTACAAAGTTGTCTCGCGCACCAAAACGGCCGATAATCTCACCTACGACGAATTACCGGATGTGATCGATCAGTACGAGTTGCTGATTAACTGTTCCCCTGTTGGTACGTATCCGCATACTGACGAAGCTCCGGCCCTCCCCTACGATCAGCTAACCGATCGGCATTTGCTATATGATCTGGTTTATAATCCCGCCGAAACCCGTTTTATGCAACTCGGCCATGCGCGCGGTGCAGCAGCCGTGAACGGCTATCAAATGCTGGTGCTGCAAGCCGAAAAAGCCTGGGCAATCTGGCAGGAGTAA
- a CDS encoding Uma2 family endonuclease, whose translation MHQHLDEQILEYPDAYLIMQEIQAALNEERKKRETFYNDITEQEKVEFINGEIVLHSPVKKSHNEATGLLFHLVDIYVRRHNKLGFVGIEKIMTALTRNDYEPDICFFGRTKADTFTDKQTLFPAPDLVIEVLSDGTAKRDRATSVGGIKYDDYQAHGVEEYWIIDADEQSIEQYHLTDGQYRLILKAGEGTIRSFALPGFAIPIRSAFDADVNLQTMATLLR comes from the coding sequence ATGCACCAGCACCTTGACGAGCAGATTTTAGAGTATCCGGATGCGTACTTGATTATGCAGGAGATTCAGGCCGCCCTGAACGAAGAACGCAAGAAGCGGGAAACGTTCTACAACGATATTACCGAGCAGGAAAAGGTTGAGTTTATCAACGGCGAAATCGTGCTGCATTCGCCGGTTAAGAAGTCGCACAACGAAGCGACCGGTCTTCTTTTTCACCTGGTTGACATCTACGTACGTCGGCACAACAAGCTGGGATTTGTCGGGATTGAGAAAATCATGACGGCCCTAACCCGCAATGATTACGAACCGGACATCTGCTTTTTCGGGCGCACCAAAGCCGACACGTTTACAGACAAACAAACCCTGTTCCCCGCCCCTGACCTGGTTATCGAAGTGCTCTCTGATGGTACAGCCAAGCGTGACCGGGCAACCTCCGTTGGGGGCATCAAATACGACGACTATCAGGCGCATGGCGTTGAAGAATACTGGATTATCGACGCCGACGAGCAATCTATTGAACAATACCACCTCACCGACGGGCAATACCGACTGATTCTGAAAGCAGGCGAAGGCACGATCCGGTCGTTTGCACTACCGGGCTTTGCCATCCCCATCCGATCCGCTTTTGACGCCGATGTCAATTTGCAGACAATGGCGACCCTGCTTCGCTGA